The Mycolicibacterium boenickei genome has a segment encoding these proteins:
- a CDS encoding DUF1254 domain-containing protein, translating to MAALLLAAAVSCGGSEQPPTAAPAPETVRQIAKEAYTYGFPMVDSYRIQHAYFVDKANPQYKGDWNQTHSIARVFTPEDTTIQTPNSDTPYTMLGADLRAEPLVLTVPPIEAGRYYSLQFIDSYTYNFAYVGSRTTGNGGGKYLLAGPGWNGDKPAGITDVIRSDTDFALVIYRTQLFDPKDIDNVKKIQAGYTVEPLSAFAHQPAATAPAVDFIAPLTPDEQKTSPKFFQILSFLLKYAPEVPSEKELRARFATIGIGPDGDFNPDTMSKETLQAVQDGMADAWAELNAFKKDKMDTGQVTSSQLFGTREALKDNYLYRMAAAVLGIYGNSSAEAIYPVLAVDSAGAPLTGANNYTVRFAPGQLPPVNSFWSTTMYKMPQSLLVANPINRYLINSPMLPSLAKDPDGGVTIYVQHQSPGPEKEANWLPAPDGPFQMILRLYWPKQEALNGTWHAPKVVKS from the coding sequence ATGGCCGCTCTGCTGCTGGCCGCGGCCGTCAGTTGTGGCGGATCCGAGCAGCCGCCGACCGCGGCACCGGCACCGGAGACGGTGCGCCAGATTGCCAAGGAGGCTTACACATACGGCTTCCCCATGGTCGACTCGTACCGCATCCAGCACGCGTATTTCGTCGACAAGGCCAACCCGCAGTACAAGGGTGACTGGAACCAGACGCACAGCATCGCCCGGGTGTTCACCCCCGAGGACACCACGATCCAGACTCCCAACTCCGATACGCCCTACACGATGCTGGGCGCCGACCTCCGAGCCGAACCGCTGGTGCTCACCGTGCCGCCGATCGAGGCCGGCCGGTACTACTCGCTGCAGTTCATCGATAGTTACACCTACAACTTCGCCTACGTGGGCAGCCGCACCACCGGCAACGGCGGTGGCAAGTACCTCTTGGCCGGGCCGGGCTGGAACGGCGACAAGCCGGCGGGCATCACCGACGTGATCCGCTCCGACACCGATTTCGCGTTGGTCATCTACCGGACCCAGCTGTTCGATCCCAAGGACATCGACAACGTCAAGAAGATCCAGGCCGGCTACACCGTCGAGCCGCTCTCGGCATTCGCCCATCAGCCCGCGGCAACCGCCCCGGCAGTGGACTTCATCGCGCCACTGACTCCCGATGAGCAGAAGACCTCGCCGAAGTTCTTCCAGATCCTCAGCTTCCTCTTGAAGTACGCACCGGAAGTGCCGTCGGAGAAGGAACTTCGGGCTCGCTTCGCCACCATCGGCATCGGCCCGGACGGGGACTTCAACCCTGACACGATGAGCAAAGAAACGCTGCAGGCGGTGCAGGACGGGATGGCCGATGCCTGGGCCGAGCTCAACGCCTTCAAGAAGGACAAGATGGACACCGGACAGGTGACCTCGAGCCAGCTGTTCGGCACCCGGGAGGCGTTGAAGGACAACTATCTGTACCGCATGGCCGCCGCGGTGCTCGGCATCTACGGCAACTCCAGCGCCGAGGCCATCTACCCGGTGCTGGCGGTCGACTCGGCTGGGGCGCCGTTGACCGGGGCCAACAACTACACGGTGCGGTTCGCGCCCGGGCAGTTGCCGCCGGTCAACTCGTTCTGGTCGACGACGATGTACAAGATGCCGCAGAGCCTGCTGGTCGCCAACCCGATCAACCGGTACCTGATCAACTCACCGATGCTGCCGAGTCTGGCCAAAGACCCCGATGGCGGCGTGACGATCTACGTGCAGCATCAGTCGCCGGGCCCGGAGAAAGAGGCGAACTGGCTGCCCGCGCCGGACGGCCCGTTCCAGATGATCCTGCGGTTGTACTGGCCCAAACAAGAGGCGCTCAACGGCACCTGGCACGCGCCGAAAGTCGTCAAGAGCTGA
- a CDS encoding adenosine deaminase, which yields MSTPLTLDKIQHAPKALLHDHLDGGLRPATVLDLAGQLGYDDLPATEVDELATFFRTAAHSGSLVRYLEPFAHTVGVMQTPEALHRVAFECVEDLAADNVVYAEVRFAPELHIDRGLSLDDVVDAVLAGFADGEKAASAEGRTITVRCLVTAMRHAARSREIAELAIRFRDKGVVGFDIAGAEAGYPPTRHLDAFEYMRGNNARFTIHAGEAFGLPSIHEAIAFCGADRLGHGVRIVDDITEFDDGTQQLGRLASILRDKRIPLELCPSSNVQTGAAPSIAEHPFDRLARLRFRVTVNTDNRLMSDTTMSQEMLRLVEAFGYGWSDLERFTINAMKSAFIPFDERLALIDEVIKPRYAVLVG from the coding sequence ATGAGTACGCCGCTGACTCTGGACAAGATCCAGCACGCTCCCAAGGCCCTGCTGCACGATCACCTGGATGGCGGACTGCGACCGGCCACCGTGCTCGACCTGGCCGGTCAGCTGGGCTACGACGACCTGCCTGCCACCGAAGTCGACGAGCTCGCCACGTTCTTCCGCACGGCCGCCCACAGCGGCTCGTTGGTGCGCTACCTGGAACCGTTTGCCCACACCGTCGGGGTCATGCAGACCCCCGAGGCGCTACATCGCGTCGCCTTCGAGTGCGTCGAGGATCTGGCCGCGGACAACGTCGTCTACGCCGAGGTGCGGTTCGCGCCCGAGCTGCACATCGATCGGGGACTGTCGCTGGACGACGTGGTCGACGCGGTGCTGGCCGGCTTCGCCGACGGTGAGAAGGCCGCCTCGGCCGAGGGGCGCACCATCACCGTGCGATGCCTGGTCACCGCGATGCGCCACGCCGCCCGGTCGCGCGAGATCGCCGAGCTGGCAATCCGGTTCCGGGACAAGGGCGTTGTCGGATTCGACATCGCCGGGGCCGAAGCCGGCTACCCACCCACCCGTCACCTCGATGCATTCGAGTACATGCGAGGCAACAACGCGCGCTTCACGATTCACGCCGGTGAGGCATTCGGCCTGCCGTCGATCCACGAGGCCATCGCGTTCTGCGGAGCCGACCGGCTCGGACACGGGGTGCGCATCGTCGACGACATCACCGAGTTCGACGACGGGACGCAACAGCTGGGCAGGCTGGCATCCATCCTGCGCGACAAGAGAATTCCACTTGAGTTGTGCCCCAGCAGCAATGTGCAGACCGGGGCGGCGCCCAGCATCGCCGAGCACCCGTTCGACCGGCTGGCCCGGTTGCGGTTCCGCGTGACGGTCAACACCGACAACCGGCTGATGAGCGACACCACCATGAGCCAGGAGATGCTGCGTCTGGTCGAGGCCTTCGGCTACGGCTGGAGCGACCTGGAGCGGTTCACCATCAATGCGATGAAGTCGGCCTTCATTCCGTTCGACGAACGGCTCGCGCTGATCGACGAGGTGATCAAACCGCGGTACGCGGTGCTGGTCGGCTGA
- a CDS encoding thymidine phosphorylase, which yields MPHLDAPTVIRTKRDGGVLSDAAIDWVIDGYTHGRVADEQMSALLMAIFLKGMAPAEIARWTAAMVGSGEQFDFTDLRRAGQPLALVDKHSTGGVGDKITIPLLPVVMACGASVPQAAGRGLGHTGGTLDKLEAIPGFTAELSKAQIRQQLRDIGAAVFAAGELAPADRKIYALRDVTATTESLPLIASSVMSKKLAEGARSLVLDVKVGRGAFLKTEAESRELAATMVDLGNANGVPTRALLTDMNCPLGRTVGNSVEVTESLEVLAGGGPSDVVELTLALAAEMLDAAGVGGVDPAQTLRDGSAMDCFRALVAAQGGDLSRPLPIGAATETVTAPHGGVMGDLDAMGLALAAWRLGAGRAQPGEPVQFGAGVRIHRKPGEPVAAGETLFTLYTETAERLPGALAELDGAWTVGDAAPAPRPLIIDRIG from the coding sequence ATGCCTCATCTCGACGCACCCACCGTCATCCGGACCAAGCGTGACGGCGGCGTGCTGTCGGACGCCGCGATCGACTGGGTGATCGACGGCTACACCCACGGACGGGTCGCCGACGAGCAGATGTCGGCGCTCCTGATGGCGATCTTCCTGAAAGGTATGGCGCCGGCCGAGATCGCCCGGTGGACGGCGGCGATGGTCGGCTCCGGCGAGCAGTTCGACTTCACCGACCTGCGCCGTGCCGGGCAGCCGCTTGCCCTGGTGGACAAGCACTCCACCGGCGGGGTGGGGGACAAGATCACCATCCCGCTGCTGCCGGTGGTGATGGCATGTGGGGCCAGTGTTCCGCAGGCGGCCGGGCGCGGGCTCGGCCACACCGGCGGCACCCTCGACAAACTCGAGGCGATCCCGGGATTTACCGCGGAACTGTCGAAAGCTCAGATCCGGCAACAACTTCGGGATATCGGTGCTGCGGTGTTCGCGGCGGGTGAGCTGGCGCCGGCCGACCGCAAGATCTACGCCCTGCGCGATGTCACCGCCACCACCGAGTCGCTGCCGCTCATCGCGAGTTCGGTGATGAGCAAGAAGTTGGCCGAGGGCGCCCGGTCGCTGGTCCTGGACGTCAAGGTCGGGCGCGGTGCGTTCCTCAAGACCGAGGCCGAGTCGCGTGAGCTCGCGGCCACCATGGTCGACCTGGGCAATGCCAACGGGGTGCCGACCCGGGCGCTGCTGACCGACATGAACTGCCCGCTGGGCCGGACCGTCGGCAACTCCGTGGAGGTCACCGAGTCGCTGGAGGTCCTGGCCGGAGGTGGACCGTCCGACGTGGTCGAACTGACGCTGGCGCTGGCCGCGGAGATGCTCGACGCGGCCGGGGTCGGTGGCGTCGACCCGGCGCAGACGCTGCGGGACGGCAGTGCGATGGATTGCTTCCGTGCGCTGGTGGCGGCCCAGGGCGGGGACCTGAGCCGCCCGCTGCCCATCGGGGCGGCCACAGAGACCGTGACGGCCCCGCACGGCGGCGTCATGGGCGACCTCGACGCCATGGGCCTGGCACTGGCGGCCTGGCGGCTGGGCGCAGGCCGTGCTCAGCCGGGTGAACCGGTGCAGTTCGGTGCCGGCGTGCGGATCCATCGCAAGCCCGGCGAACCCGTGGCCGCCGGGGAAACGCTGTTCACGCTGTACACCGAGACCGCCGAACGGCTGCCCGGCGCCCTCGCCGAACTCGACGGCGCCTGGACGGTGGGGGACGCCGCACCCGCGCCGCGGCCGCTGATCATCGACCGCATCGGCTGA
- a CDS encoding cytidine deaminase: MTVVVDWNLLRNKAIEVSFHAYAPYSGFSVGAAALVDDGRIVTGCNVENVSYGLGLCAECAVACALHSGGGGRLLALSCVGPDGGLLMPCGRCRQVLLEHGGPELLIDHPDGARPLRELLPDAFGPDDLERR, encoded by the coding sequence GTGACTGTTGTTGTCGACTGGAATCTGCTGCGTAACAAGGCAATCGAAGTGTCGTTCCACGCTTATGCGCCCTATTCGGGATTTTCCGTCGGGGCCGCGGCTCTGGTTGACGACGGTCGCATCGTGACCGGATGCAATGTGGAGAATGTCTCATATGGCCTAGGTCTCTGTGCCGAGTGCGCTGTGGCCTGCGCCCTCCACTCCGGAGGCGGTGGAAGGCTGCTGGCGCTGTCGTGTGTGGGGCCCGACGGGGGCCTGCTGATGCCGTGCGGACGATGCCGGCAGGTGTTGCTCGAACACGGCGGCCCCGAGCTGTTGATCGACCACCCCGACGGCGCGCGCCCGCTGCGCGAGCTACTGCCCGACGCCTTCGGCCCCGATGATCTTGAACGCCGGTAA
- the sdhC gene encoding succinate dehydrogenase, cytochrome b556 subunit: MSTQTEVPAPQPRKTRRRTLYKGDPGMWSWVLHRITGATIFFFLFVHVLDTALVRVSPQAYNEVIETYKTPIVGLMEMGLVAAVLFHALNGIRVILIDFWQQGPRYQRQMLAVAVGVFAVVLIAALGVLGMHMTERFL; this comes from the coding sequence ATGAGTACTCAGACGGAGGTGCCGGCTCCGCAACCCAGGAAAACCCGTCGGCGCACCCTTTACAAGGGTGATCCGGGAATGTGGTCCTGGGTCTTGCACCGTATTACCGGTGCCACGATTTTCTTCTTCCTGTTCGTGCATGTCCTCGATACCGCATTGGTCCGGGTGAGCCCGCAGGCCTACAACGAGGTCATCGAGACGTACAAGACGCCCATCGTCGGTTTGATGGAGATGGGCCTGGTCGCCGCGGTGCTCTTCCACGCACTGAACGGCATCCGTGTCATCCTCATCGACTTCTGGCAGCAGGGTCCCCGCTACCAGCGGCAGATGCTCGCGGTCGCCGTCGGCGTGTTTGCCGTGGTCCTCATCGCAGCACTAGGAGTTCTCGGAATGCACATGACGGAGCGGTTCCTGTGA
- a CDS encoding succinate dehydrogenase hydrophobic membrane anchor subunit has product MEREHDRPAALDHPRAPRRPRGIPYFEKYAWLFMRFSGLALVFLALGHLFIMLMWQDGVYRIDFNYVAQRWASPFWQIWDMALLWLAMIHGANGLRTIIGDYARKNVTKFYLNSLLLLATGFTLVLGTYVLVTFDPNIGG; this is encoded by the coding sequence ATGGAACGCGAGCACGACCGGCCTGCCGCGCTGGACCACCCGCGCGCACCCCGCCGTCCCCGCGGCATTCCGTACTTCGAGAAGTACGCCTGGCTGTTCATGCGGTTCTCGGGTCTGGCGCTGGTGTTCCTGGCGCTCGGCCACCTGTTCATCATGCTGATGTGGCAGGACGGCGTGTACCGCATCGACTTCAACTACGTCGCACAGCGCTGGGCCTCCCCGTTCTGGCAGATCTGGGACATGGCCCTGCTGTGGCTCGCGATGATCCACGGGGCCAACGGCCTGCGCACCATCATCGGTGACTACGCCCGTAAGAACGTCACGAAGTTCTACCTGAATTCGCTGCTGCTGCTGGCGACAGGGTTCACGTTGGTTCTGGGTACCTATGTCCTGGTCACCTTCGACCCGAATATTGGGGGTTAA
- the sdhA gene encoding succinate dehydrogenase flavoprotein subunit yields MIQEHRYDVVIVGAGGAGMRAAVEAGPRVRTAVLTKLYPTRSHTGAAQGGMCAALANVEEDNWEWHTFDTVKGGDYLADQDAVEIMAKEAIDAVLDLEKMGMPFNRTPEGRIDQRRFGGHTRDHGKAPVRRACYAADRTGHMILQTLYQNCVKHDVEFFNEFYALDIALTETPAGPVATGVIAYELATGDIHIFHAKAIVFATGGSGRMYKTTSNAHTLTGDGLGIIFRKGLPLEDMEFHQFHPTGLAGLGILISEAVRGEGGRLLNGEGERFMERYAPTIVDLAPRDIVARSMVLEVLEGRGAGPNKDYVYIDVRHLGEDVLEAKLPDITEFARTYLGVDPVKELVPVYPTCHYVMGGIPTTVHGQVLRDNTNVIPGLYAAGECACVSVHGANRLGTNSLLDINVFGRRAGIAAAEYAANHNHVDLPENPADMVVGWVGDILSEHGNERVADIRTALQQSMDNNAAVFRTEETLKQALTDIHALKERYARITVHDKGKRYNSDLLEAIELGFLLELAEVTVVGALNRKESRGGHAREDYPDRDDTNYMRHTMAYKEGPGLLADIRLDYKPVVQTRYEPMERKY; encoded by the coding sequence ATGATTCAGGAACACCGCTACGACGTCGTCATCGTCGGCGCCGGCGGCGCAGGCATGCGCGCTGCCGTCGAGGCCGGTCCGCGCGTCCGTACCGCTGTGCTGACCAAGCTGTACCCGACGCGCTCGCACACCGGTGCGGCCCAGGGCGGCATGTGCGCCGCACTGGCCAACGTCGAAGAGGACAACTGGGAGTGGCACACCTTCGACACCGTCAAGGGTGGCGACTACCTCGCTGACCAGGACGCCGTCGAGATCATGGCCAAGGAGGCCATCGACGCGGTGCTCGACCTCGAGAAGATGGGCATGCCGTTCAACCGGACGCCCGAGGGTCGCATCGACCAGCGTCGCTTCGGCGGCCACACCCGCGACCACGGCAAGGCCCCGGTGCGCCGGGCCTGCTACGCCGCCGACCGCACCGGCCACATGATCCTGCAGACGCTGTACCAAAACTGCGTCAAGCACGACGTGGAGTTCTTCAACGAGTTCTACGCGCTCGACATCGCGCTGACCGAGACCCCGGCCGGCCCGGTGGCCACCGGCGTCATCGCATATGAGCTGGCGACCGGCGACATCCACATCTTCCACGCCAAGGCGATCGTCTTCGCCACCGGCGGTTCGGGCCGGATGTACAAGACCACCTCCAACGCCCACACCCTGACCGGTGACGGCCTTGGCATCATCTTCCGCAAGGGACTTCCCTTGGAAGACATGGAGTTCCACCAGTTCCACCCGACAGGCCTGGCCGGCCTGGGCATCCTGATCTCCGAAGCCGTGCGCGGCGAGGGCGGCCGGTTGCTCAACGGCGAGGGCGAACGGTTCATGGAGCGCTACGCGCCGACGATCGTCGACCTCGCGCCGCGTGACATCGTGGCCCGTTCGATGGTGCTGGAAGTTCTCGAAGGCCGTGGCGCCGGACCGAACAAGGACTACGTCTACATCGACGTGCGGCACCTCGGCGAGGACGTGCTGGAAGCCAAGCTTCCCGACATCACCGAGTTCGCCCGCACCTACCTGGGTGTGGATCCGGTCAAGGAACTGGTGCCGGTCTACCCGACCTGCCACTACGTCATGGGCGGCATCCCCACCACGGTCCACGGCCAGGTGCTGCGCGACAACACCAACGTCATCCCCGGCCTGTACGCCGCCGGTGAATGCGCGTGTGTGTCGGTGCACGGCGCCAACCGGCTCGGCACCAACTCGCTGCTGGACATCAACGTGTTCGGCCGTCGCGCCGGTATCGCCGCCGCCGAGTACGCCGCCAACCACAACCACGTCGACCTGCCGGAGAACCCGGCCGACATGGTGGTCGGCTGGGTCGGCGACATCCTGTCCGAGCACGGCAACGAGCGCGTCGCCGACATCCGCACCGCGCTGCAGCAGTCGATGGACAACAACGCCGCGGTGTTCCGCACCGAGGAGACGCTGAAGCAGGCGCTGACCGACATCCACGCACTGAAGGAGCGCTACGCGCGAATCACGGTGCACGACAAGGGCAAGCGTTACAACAGCGACCTGCTCGAAGCCATCGAGCTGGGCTTCCTGCTGGAGCTGGCCGAGGTGACCGTGGTCGGTGCGCTGAACCGCAAGGAGTCCCGCGGCGGCCACGCGCGCGAGGATTACCCCGACCGCGACGACACCAACTACATGCGCCACACCATGGCGTACAAGGAAGGCCCCGGGCTGCTGGCCGACATCCGGCTGGACTACAAGCCCGTGGTCCAGACTCGCTACGAGCCGATGGAACGGAAGTACTGA
- a CDS encoding succinate dehydrogenase iron-sulfur subunit, which produces MSAPVIDKPEAGDPPLPPVPEGAVMVTLKIARFNPENPDAAGWQSFRVPCLPSDRLLNLLLYVKGYLDGTLTFRRSCAHGVCGSDAMRINGVNRLACKVLMRDLLPKKAGKQLTITIEPIRGLPVEKDLVVDMEPFFDAYRAVKPYLITSGNPPTKERIQSATDRARYDDTTKCILCACCTTSCPVYWSEGSYFGPAAIVNAHRFIFDSRDEAAAERLDILNEVDGVWRCRTTFNCTEACPRGIQVTQAIQEVKRALMFAR; this is translated from the coding sequence ATGAGTGCACCTGTCATCGACAAGCCAGAAGCCGGCGATCCGCCCCTGCCTCCCGTGCCCGAGGGCGCGGTCATGGTCACCCTGAAGATCGCCCGGTTCAACCCAGAGAACCCGGACGCCGCGGGCTGGCAGAGCTTCCGGGTTCCGTGCCTGCCCTCGGACCGGCTGCTGAACCTGCTGCTCTACGTAAAGGGCTACCTGGACGGCACGCTGACCTTCCGGCGCTCGTGCGCCCACGGTGTGTGCGGGTCGGACGCCATGCGGATCAACGGTGTGAACCGGCTGGCCTGCAAGGTGCTCATGCGTGACCTGCTGCCCAAGAAGGCCGGCAAGCAGCTCACCATCACCATCGAGCCGATCCGCGGCCTGCCCGTGGAGAAGGACCTCGTGGTGGACATGGAGCCGTTCTTCGACGCGTACCGCGCCGTCAAGCCGTACCTGATCACCAGTGGCAACCCGCCCACCAAGGAGCGCATCCAGAGCGCCACCGACCGGGCCCGCTACGACGACACCACCAAGTGCATCCTGTGCGCGTGCTGCACCACGTCGTGCCCGGTGTACTGGAGCGAGGGGTCCTACTTCGGCCCCGCCGCGATCGTCAACGCACACCGGTTCATCTTCGATTCGCGTGACGAGGCGGCCGCCGAGCGGCTGGACATCCTCAACGAGGTCGACGGTGTGTGGCGCTGCCGCACCACCTTCAACTGCACCGAGGCGTGCCCGCGTGGCATCCAGGTGACCCAGGCGATCCAGGAGGTCAAGCGCGCTTTGATGTTCGCGCGCTAG
- a CDS encoding phosphatidylethanolamine N-methyltransferase family domain-containing protein: MHWYTGNTFYDTVLTAAFAFAAFVIIGGFFAQSSYGRFSTTKLGLNLNPKLGWWLMEIPATVVFLISYLAGPHRFDPTSLVLAAIWLLHYANRGWFFPLAIRQAPGKRGTFNVSVIVMGMLVTSMHGYLNGTLFSHDFFGQYTTEWLTDPRFLVGLVIYLCGFALLVNSESIVRNLRDKNNPGGAEYRIPFGGRFRFVTSPAYLGEIVAWSGFALLTWALPGVAILLITAGNLIPRALGTHSWYQEKFPEYPTDRKALIPYVL, encoded by the coding sequence ATGCACTGGTACACCGGCAACACGTTCTACGACACCGTGCTGACCGCGGCATTCGCGTTCGCCGCCTTCGTGATCATCGGCGGCTTCTTCGCACAGAGCTCCTACGGGCGGTTCTCGACGACGAAACTCGGCTTGAACCTCAACCCGAAGCTCGGCTGGTGGCTGATGGAGATCCCCGCGACGGTGGTGTTCTTGATCAGCTACCTGGCCGGGCCGCATCGATTCGACCCGACCTCCCTGGTGCTGGCCGCAATCTGGCTGCTGCACTACGCCAACCGGGGCTGGTTCTTCCCGCTGGCAATCCGCCAGGCGCCCGGCAAGCGCGGCACCTTCAACGTGTCGGTGATCGTGATGGGCATGCTCGTCACATCCATGCACGGCTACCTCAACGGGACGCTGTTCAGCCACGACTTCTTCGGGCAATACACCACCGAATGGCTGACCGACCCCCGATTCCTGGTGGGTTTGGTGATCTACCTCTGCGGATTCGCGCTGCTGGTCAACTCGGAATCGATCGTGCGGAACCTGCGCGACAAGAACAATCCGGGCGGTGCCGAATACCGGATTCCCTTCGGCGGCAGATTCCGGTTCGTCACCAGCCCGGCCTACCTGGGCGAGATCGTCGCCTGGTCCGGCTTCGCGCTGCTGACCTGGGCGTTGCCCGGCGTTGCAATCCTGTTGATCACCGCGGGCAACCTGATCCCCCGGGCACTGGGCACCCACAGCTGGTATCAGGAGAAGTTCCCCGAGTACCCCACCGACCGCAAGGCCCTGATCCCCTACGTGCTGTGA
- a CDS encoding PPOX class F420-dependent oxidoreductase — protein MPNEHGTLAHTFSRMMFRGMDKMRHRDAFDIGTPTGSDFAGFDNYRQIVLVTFKRSGEAMPSPINHGVAGGKIYVRTDPSTGKVKRIRNNPKVLVVASNLRGKPTGPVVAGVARILPEAEHAHAEAVIAANWSAPMKLFERSLDYGSQLAGIPTAYIEITPAQA, from the coding sequence ATGCCGAACGAGCACGGGACGCTGGCCCACACGTTCAGCCGGATGATGTTCCGCGGCATGGACAAGATGCGGCACCGCGACGCCTTCGACATCGGGACGCCGACCGGATCGGACTTCGCCGGATTCGACAACTACCGCCAGATCGTGTTGGTGACCTTCAAGAGATCGGGTGAGGCGATGCCCAGCCCGATCAACCACGGTGTGGCCGGCGGCAAGATCTACGTGCGCACGGACCCGTCGACCGGCAAGGTCAAGCGCATCCGGAACAACCCGAAAGTCCTTGTGGTGGCGAGCAATCTGCGGGGCAAGCCCACTGGACCCGTCGTTGCCGGAGTGGCACGGATTCTGCCCGAGGCCGAACACGCGCACGCCGAAGCCGTGATCGCGGCCAATTGGAGTGCCCCGATGAAGCTGTTCGAGCGCAGCCTCGACTACGGCAGCCAACTGGCCGGGATACCAACGGCGTACATCGAGATCACGCCCGCCCAGGCGTGA
- a CDS encoding sigma-70 family RNA polymerase sigma factor, with product MTASARVGEFEELRPHLLAVAYRLTGTFADAEDIVQDAWIRWEANQTTIADLRAWLTTVVSRLGLDRLRSAAHRREAYYGEWLPEPVVTGLDTNDPLNAVVAGEDARFAAMVVLERLTPDQRVAFVLHDGFGVPFSEIAGVLGVSDASARQLASRARRAVADNPPPSSPDDLHNQVAGELMAALASGELEAVVRLLHPEVTFTGDSNRRAPTAARVIHGPDKVARFILGLSHKYGPNWLAGSQFALVNGQLGLYTTGAPAGDGYPEMMPRVTIFTVRDGLVSAVWDIANPDKFTGSPLRGAQ from the coding sequence ATGACCGCGAGCGCTCGGGTCGGCGAGTTCGAGGAGCTGCGGCCCCATCTGCTGGCTGTGGCCTACCGGCTCACCGGAACCTTCGCCGACGCCGAGGACATCGTCCAGGATGCGTGGATCCGCTGGGAAGCCAACCAGACCACGATCGCTGACCTGCGGGCCTGGCTGACCACCGTGGTGAGCAGGCTGGGCCTGGACCGGTTGCGCTCGGCGGCCCACCGGCGCGAGGCCTATTACGGGGAATGGCTGCCAGAGCCCGTCGTCACCGGACTCGACACGAACGACCCGCTCAACGCGGTGGTGGCGGGGGAGGACGCCCGGTTCGCGGCGATGGTGGTGTTGGAGCGGCTCACCCCCGATCAGCGGGTGGCCTTCGTGTTGCACGACGGGTTCGGCGTGCCGTTCAGCGAGATCGCCGGTGTGCTCGGGGTCAGCGACGCATCGGCCCGCCAGTTGGCCTCGCGGGCCCGCCGCGCGGTCGCCGACAACCCGCCGCCGTCGTCGCCCGACGATCTGCACAACCAGGTGGCCGGTGAGTTGATGGCCGCCCTGGCGTCGGGGGAACTCGAAGCTGTCGTGCGGTTGCTGCATCCCGAGGTCACGTTCACCGGCGATTCGAACCGTCGGGCCCCGACCGCCGCCCGCGTCATCCACGGTCCGGACAAGGTGGCCCGGTTCATCCTCGGGCTGTCCCACAAGTACGGCCCGAATTGGTTGGCGGGCAGTCAATTCGCGCTTGTCAACGGTCAATTGGGTCTCTACACGACAGGTGCGCCCGCCGGCGACGGCTATCCCGAGATGATGCCCCGGGTCACGATCTTCACTGTTCGGGACGGTTTGGTCTCTGCGGTGTGGGATATCGCCAACCCGGACAAATTCACCGGATCCCCGTTGAGAGGTGCGCAGTGA
- a CDS encoding cupin domain-containing protein, translated as MSLLSVAAATVEMPEPQPKPTSVSGQLESSLELWGDAVTDTGVWECGPGEFTADRSGATEVCHIISGSGRVVGEDGTSADIGPGTLLVLPRGWRGTWFVKEAIRKTYVMVGA; from the coding sequence GTGAGCCTGTTGTCTGTGGCCGCGGCCACGGTCGAAATGCCTGAGCCGCAGCCGAAACCGACGAGCGTCAGCGGTCAGCTGGAATCCTCGTTGGAGCTCTGGGGCGATGCGGTCACCGACACCGGGGTGTGGGAATGCGGTCCGGGTGAGTTCACAGCGGACCGGTCCGGTGCCACCGAGGTGTGCCACATCATCTCGGGTTCCGGCAGGGTTGTCGGTGAGGACGGGACGAGCGCCGACATCGGCCCCGGCACGCTGCTGGTGCTGCCTCGGGGCTGGCGAGGAACGTGGTTCGTCAAGGAAGCGATCCGCAAGACTTACGTCATGGTGGGTGCCTGA